A stretch of the Fusarium musae strain F31 chromosome 2, whole genome shotgun sequence genome encodes the following:
- a CDS encoding hypothetical protein (EggNog:ENOG41): MVSSRGKWLEQNPNQDTEELTLEYTPVVVVKVNKRSTLVLGERRGRKPKSATRVQQPQQEREPDSSEADCDLEQSTLNSQPEQSGAYDVQESPGLPANPQDTVSSQYSSSHSSHHDAVSLEMPADSIPAPTFDQLYHVADIQPSYPLPDFDLAVHHVAASVHESPTRERASTITQDLPSRGCRYKCLEPIIPLLHGIIDARLVCELFELYFVEPGGSLFKSSSPYVLAHVMRKESLLRDENPRTCTPALLVTMLWVSAQTAESSLFLLPGQKAIVCEELRKLMMGLIQGRDRDVWNRTTSGPLVRDLEYAMAGDQNRQEYHVGSASTVSPPVPLVDDVLMFILVTIVSSGGDFKTDCLRWWNKALRLSHNMGLNREDSPDNSFTQSETSLCTSQTTSCGCRSCEASRTGLTIAEVREERRRAFWLIFCLDRHLALSFNAPLRILDDECQLHAPLSDEAWAALSSERNPIDTTFGSSSHSANFGAPTRISGIGFFEYFLPLMTILGDVIQLHRQKSHPRFGNIRRPQVNGHEEEDDPATGMIEQVMAQCAQSIADLASAYQVDALDASAIPASQVRTPQCAISPQQSHGDHSRTSHTASHASSHRQHAQAQLVTAYSTFILHVLHVLLHGKWDAVSMLDNKDGWIPSVGFMRCASHAIAASDAMSRILACDPELSFMPYLFGIYLLHGSFILLLFADRMPQIGLNESVEKACEIIIRAHEVCVVTLSTEFQCPESSDI; this comes from the exons ATGGTCAGCAGCCGTGGTAAGTGGCTGGAGCAGAACCCCAATCAAGATACCGAAGAGCTGACGTTGGAATACACCCCAGTCGTCGTTGTCAAGGTAAACAAGCGATCGACCCTTGTCTTGGGGGAGAG ACGTGGCCGCAAGCCCAAGTCAGCAACTCGAGTACAGCAGCCACAGCAGGAACGAGAGCCTGACTCATCAGAAGCTGATTGCGATCTTGAGCAAAGCACGCTGAACTCACAGCCAGAGCAGAGCGGGGCATATGACGTACAGGAAAGCCCCGGTCTCCCCGCAAATCCCCAGGACACAGTCTCGTCACAGTACTCGTCCAGCCACTCATCACATCATGATGCTGTATCTCTTGAGATGCCAGCCGATTCAATTCCGGCACCGACATTCGATCAGCTGTACCATGTAGCTGACATTCAGCCTTCATACCCTCTCCCTGATTTCGACCTCGCAGTCCATCATGTTGCCGCCTCTGTTCACGAGTCGCCTACACGCGAGCGAGCCTCAACAATCACCCAAGACTTGCCATCTCGCGGATGCCGTTACAAGTGCCTCGAGCCAATAATTCCCTTACTTCACGGCATAATCGACGCCAGGCTTGTCTGTGAACTGTTCGAGCTCTATTTTGTTGAGCCTGGAGGATCTTTGTTCAAATCTTCTTCCCCATACGTTCTAGCACACGTCATGCGAAAAGAGTCGCTCCTGCGAGACGAGAACCCACGAACATGTACACCAGCTTTACTGGTGACCATGCTGTGGGTCAGTGCACAGACGGCAGAGAGTTCCTTGTTTTTACTGCCGGGCCAGAAAGCCATTGTTTGTGAAGAGCTGagaaagttgatgatggggttGATCCAGGGGAGAGATCGCGACGTATGGAACAGAACTACCA GTGGTCCTCTTGTGAGAGATCTTGAGTATGCCATGGCTGGTGATCAAAATCGCCAAGAGTACCATGTTGGATCAGCGTCTACTGTCTCTCCACCGGTACCTCTGGTTGACGACGTCCTCAtgttcatcctcgtcactATTGTCTCTTCGGGCGGCGACTTCAAGACAGATTGTCTTCGATGGTGGAATAAGGCACTACGACTGTCTCATAACATGGGCTTGAACAGAGAAGACTCGCCTGACAACAGTTTCACTCAGTCAGAGACATCCCTGTGCACAAGTCAAACAACCTCATGTGGCTGTAGGTCCTGTGAAGCATCACGTACAGGATTGACCATAGCAGAAGTCCGAGAAGAACGTCGGAGAGCATTCTGGCTAATCTTTTGCCTCGATCGCCACTTGGCTCTATCGTTCAATGCACCATTGCGCATCCTCGACGACGAATGTCAGTTGCACGCACCGCTTTCAGATGAGGCTTGGGCAGCATTATCGTCAGAACGAAACCCGATTGATACAACATTTGGTAGTAGCTCACATTCTGCAAACTTCGGCGCTCCAACGCGTATTTCTGGTATCGGCTTCTTTGAATACTTTCTACCACTTATGACGATCCTTGGAGATGTTATTCAACTGCACAGACAAAAGTCTCACCCAAGATTCGGCAATATTCGAAGACCTCAGGTCAATGggcatgaggaagaagatgacccCGCTACAGGAATGATAGAGCAAGTCATGGCGCAGTGTGCACAGAGCATAGCCGATTTAGCCAGCGCATACCAAGTCGATGCGCTTGACGCCTCAGCTATACCCGCGAGTCAAGTGCGCACGCCTCAATGCGCGATATCACCACAACAGAGTCACGGCGATCATTCCAGGACTTCACATACCGCCAGCCACGCTTCATCGCACCGTCAACATGCGCAAGCTCAGCTTGTCACTGCATACAGTACATTTATACTACATGTTCTTCACGTGCTTCTGCACGGGAAGTGGGACGCTGTTTCGATGCTGGATAATAAAGATGGCTGGATACCATCTGTAGGCTTCATGAGGTGTGCATCTCATGCAATAGCCGCATCTGACGCCATGTCGCGAATTTTGGCATGCGACCCTGAGCTTTCTTTCATGCCATATCTCTTTGGCATTTATCTTTTGCATGGAAGCTTCATCCTGTTGCTTTTTGCAGATCGAATGCCCCAGATTGGACTGAACGAATCTGTCGAAAAGGCTTGCGAGATTATTATACGAGCACATGAGGTTTGTGTTGTTACTTTGAGCACTGAGTTTCAG
- the LGD1_1 gene encoding L-galactonate dehydratase, whose translation MCGFLLKTSLDKAGSDGMNLSPDYSAAFCIITTDDPNFTGHGMTFTIGRGNELVCGAIDLLAPLIQGKDLSELTKNWGKTWRYLTSDSQLRWVGPEKGVIHLALGALVNAIWDLWAKTLGKPVWRVVADMTPEEVIQCIDFRYISDVLSPNDALEILRAAQKGKAQRIQDALSNRAVPAYTTSAGWLGYGEDKMKKLLEESVQQGFKYFKLKVGTDLEEDRQRLRIARDVLGYDRGNVLMVDANQVWSVTEAITHMNALAEFKPWFIEEPTSPDDILGHAAIRQGLSNTTHGAIAVATGEMCQNRVMFKQLLQAGAVDIIQPDACRVGGVNEVLAILLLAAKFKVPIVPHSGGVGLPEYTQHLSTIDYVVISGQKSVLEYVDHLHEHFHHPSRVVDGHYVTPLTPGYSVEMKPESLVRFAFPGNDDSWWTSKEAETVINQPRVKAF comes from the exons ATGTGCGGTTTCCT CCTCAAGACTTCACTGGACAAGGCTGGCTCAGATGGCATGAACCTCTCACCAGACTACTCGGCTGCGTTTTGTATTATCACAACCGACGACCCCAACTTTACCGGCCATGGCATG ACCTTTACAATTGGTCGCGGAAATGAGCTTGTCTGTGGCGCAATCGACCTCCTCGCTCCATTAATACAAGGCAAAGATCTTTCTGAGCTTACAAAAAACTGGGGTAAAACCTGGCGATACTTGACCTCAGACTCACAACTCCGTTGGGTTGGTCCGGAAAAAGGTGTTATACATCTGGCTCTCGGTGCCCTCGTCAATGCGATCTGGGATTTGTGGGCAAAGACATTGGGGAAGCCTGTATGGCGTGTTGTTGCGGACATGACACCCGAAGAAGTCATCCAATGCATTGACTTTCGCTACATTTCTGACGTGCTGAGTCCTAATGATGCCTTGGAAATTCTGAGAGCAGCACAGAAGGGCAAGGCTCAGAGGATTCAGGACGCTTTGAGTAATCGTGCGGTTCCTGCATACACTACTAGTGCCGGCTGGTTGGGGTATGGTGAAGACAAGATGAAAAAGCTACTTGAGGAGAGCGTGCAACAGGGCTTCAAGTACTTCAAACTCAAGGTTGGCAcagatcttgaggaagaTCGACAGAGATTAAGGATTGCCCGTGATGTGTTGGGCTATGATAGAGGCAACGTACTCATGGTGGATGCAAATCAG GTCTGGTCCGTCACCGAAGCCATCACACACATGAACGCTCTCGCAGAGTTCAAACCATGGTTCATCGAAGAACCAACATCCCCAGACGACATTCTCGGACACGCTGCTATCCGCCAAGGTCTATCCAACACAACCCACGGTGCCATCGCAGTAGCAACAGGAGAAATGTGCCAGAACCGCGTCATGTTCAAACAGCTCCTCCAAGCAGGCGCCGTGGACATCATCCAGCCCGACGCATGCCGTGTTGGTGGTGTGAACGAGGTTCTGGcgattctcctcctcgctgccaagttcaaggtcccGATTGTCCCGCATTCAGGCGGTGTAGGACTACCGGAGTATACGCAGCACTTGAGTACTATTGATTACGTGGTCATCAGTGGCCAGAAGAGTGTTTTGGAGTATGTGGACCATCTGCACGAGCATTTTCATCATCCGTCaagggttgttgatggacaTTATGTCACGCCCTTGACGCCGGGATATAGTGTGGAGATGAAGCCGGAAAGTTTGGTGCGGTTTGCATTTCCAGGCAACGACGACAGTTGGTGGACAAGCAAGGAGGCAGAGACTGTTATTAACCAACCAAGGGTCAAGGCGTTTTAG